The sequence TCGCCAGCCGCGAGCTGAACGTGACCTTCGACCCCGCCATCGCCCCGTGGCTGGTGAGCAAGCTCAAGGCCCGCAGCCCCAAGCACGCGGTGGGCTCGAGCCGTCAGCTCCGCACCCTGGTCCGCGAGGAGATCGAGGACCCACTCGCCCTGGAACTCATCGGCAACGCGGGCGAGGAACTGCGCGTGGTGCTGGGCACCGACGGCATCCAGTTCGAGCGCGGCAAGACGGCGCCGCCGCAGATTCTGGCGTAACGCCTTCTCAACCTGGCTGGGCGGAGTGACCTTGCGTCCTCCGCCCGCTTCCTTTTGGGTAGAGTTTTTGACAGATGCAGGCCCTCCTCCTGGCCCTGACCCTCCTCGGCTTCGTGCTGCCATCAGCCAGTTCGTGCCCTGGCTTATGAAAAACGGCCTGAACCTGCCGCTGCTCGTCCAGGAGGCCGTGGCGACCCCCATCTCGGCGTTCGCGTGGGCCGATGTCCTCGTCAGCGCGCTGGCCGTGATCCTGCTGATCGTCGTCGAGGGGCGGCGCAGCGGC is a genomic window of Deinococcus aerius containing:
- a CDS encoding DUF2834 domain-containing protein; this translates as MKNGLNLPLLVQEAVATPISAFAWADVLVSALAVILLIVVEGRRSGVRGSWAAILGTLCVGPSFGLPLFLYLRERQRQPRQARRWEH